The Malus sylvestris chromosome 8, drMalSylv7.2, whole genome shotgun sequence genomic interval AAAAATCCACACAGTGCCCCAAGTTTCATATCACATGATTTCTCTTATGACTTCAAAATCCTAGAAACACAAGACACAGTCCTGTCAAGGACCAGCCAAGATCACTATGATGCATCTGAATTGCCGATTTTGTTGTAGCCCCAGGGTTCCTCAAGAATGCTACTCCCCCAGTACATTATACAACATAAAGTTTGGGCCTTTACCCAATTTTCCTTGAAGCTCAAGCAAAGAATGAACTCACTCAAATTTGCCTAAAACCCTCTCATCACCTCCATTGATCAATAAATCCCTATCCCTTTCCTTCATATCAGCATACTTGTACAACTTCTCATTGAAAACCACCTGCGGATCTTTCTCAATCAAAACCCCGTCTCGGTCATAAGCATCTTTCAAGAAAACAACCCAGTTCATCTGCGTCCCGGCCAGATAAAAAGTTCTGGGCTGCTTCAACAGCATCTGATAAGTATGCTTGGTCAAGCTAAACTCCTCCTTGAACTCCACAACATGGTGTATGGAAGCCCTCTTCTCCAATGTCAAGCTCAAAAACTCATGCAACACTCCCACCCTGTACTTCTCCGCTTCCAGACTCCAAAGGTCCAATCTTGATCCATCCGAATAAGGCGAAACCAACGGAAGAGAATTCAACATGTTCAATTTCCTCTCATCCTCTATCTCCAGGCCCAAATCCTTCCCATGCTTCACTGGAAACCGAAAAGCCCTCTTCACTCTCTCCTCATCCACCATAAACTCCCTCTCCAACGCGCTCACCGCCATCAACGGATCCCAATTCACCAATTCAAGCACTCTCTTCCCATCCTCCTCAACCACAATCCTGAAAAAATTAGGGTATTTCGAAACCCTGTCCCTAAAATCTTCAGGAATTCCAAAAATCGACCTGCAATGGTAGATTTTACTCAAAGGGATACGCTTGTTGGTGGACATCATGAGCAATTTACGAACCTTATTGACGCGGTCCGATTCCATTGAGTCCATTATGAATCGCTCCTCTTCGAGCAGAGCTTCCATGAGGTCGGTGAATCCGATCCACATTTTGTTGTCGTCGTGGCGGTAGGTTTGGAAGATGAGGGGGTGGCGCTGGAGGGATCGGGCGACTTTTCGGCCGCGAGGGAAGCCGAGTTCGCGGTAGAGCTTGCCGGCGTCATCGAGGCGGAGGACGCGGTGGGGCTGCTTGGAGAGGAAGTCTTTCGATTTGGTGAGGAATCGGAAGTAAGCGTCGCGCTCGACAATGTGTTCGAAGTGGGGGATGAGGTTGGGTTGAGTCTGGACGAGCTTGGTTCGGGGGCTTTCGTCCTTCTTGCGcttttttctgaatttttttggggttttggtGATAAGAAAGGAGGTGGAGAACGGTGAGGTttggcggaggaggaggagagggaggagggagggCGGCGAGTGGTTAGCGTTTGGGAGGGGAGGtgagggttttgggttttgggttttggaatTGAGGAGGCGCCAAAACGCCATGGATGCTTTACCAGCTCAACTGAGAATCCGAGACTGAAATCTTGTGGGCTAAATGCAAATTAGAATTTAGAATTTAAATGCAAATTAGAATTTAGCAACTCCATTGGTTTTCCTAAATCTTCCctaaaatttagaatttaaaTAAACTTAAGAAACTTCAATATCGATTTCTCCATAATCCATAGTCAACGTATTTTGAATCTAATGAgttatttgattcaattcaTCACCAAACGAGGCCAATAGGTACTTAACTCCAAATTTGAAATCTCTCTATAATTTTAAGCAAATTAGATTGTATCGATGGAACTCCCAAAATCAAATTGCATTGTACTTTACCAAGTTTTCAATGGAAAATAAGGACGAGATTTATTTTAGGAAGGCGGTCATGATCTTCGGAGAAATTatagtaaaataaataatatgggGTCTTTTAAGTTTTGACACTTGATTGAGAAATATATAGATCTCAAAGTTTTTCGATCAGATATTTGAATTTGAGACCTCTTCCACTATTAGAAAAGAAAGACGCCACTAAATGAAGAACTAATGCCATTTGCCACTTCTCAGAGATAAAACACAAAATGTGATTATATCAAACACATGTAAATATTGTAGCCATATTCGTGATTTGTAAGCTTTGAAATGTAATAAATCTACTATTGAGGTTGAGGGTGCTTGACATTAATGCATTGACAAGCATGTTTTATACACTATAACAAACTGGCTGCATTTGTTTATGCTGTAATGATCTTCAcaatcttaatcatgtggttctgTATAGTAACAACGAGAAATTACATGGAAGATTAAACATATAATCTACACTCCTCTCTCTCACTTTGCTCCGGACCTCAATACCATAAATAATTACATTGCCCTATGTCCTATGGCGGCCTTACGGCCGGCTCCATAGGCGTCGTGTTGTTTCTTTGGTTTCGTCTGTCCAAAAAATTTTGGTTCCCTCTCCTTTCAATGGCAGAGCTTTATGATGATTCAGTAAAATAAGTAAATGAATGTGAATCGAGTGATATTACCACCGTGTATCTCAGGCTCCCCTTTGGAAACTGCTTTATTAGTTTGCTTGCTTCTTGAAGAAAGGCTTTTGGCAGATGAGGAGCTTTTCATCGCTGTTGCTTTCGATTTCCACCACGCGTGCCTCCCATTTCAGCCCTGTCGTGAGAGCTCTCGCTGATTCGATGAGAGCAGCTTTGTCGTGGAATATCACCCAACCCTGCAAACAATCACTAATATCAGAGGAGTTCAAAATACAAACATAACGAAGCAAACAAAAAGCCATCCTACATAGCAACTGTAAGTGGTCTATTGTGTTTTGGTGGAACTCGAGTTAACTTTGTTGTTAATTTCCATAAACCTCGACGGTATAAGAAACTGTACAAAACAAGACAAAATTGTCTATGCCAGTTGCATCCTGACATGTAAACAGATATATACACATCTATAAGAACTGATGTGCGACTGTCCTAGAAAATCTTAAAAGTTATTCCATTCTTTAGGTTAAAGGCAAACTACCCGTACGGAAAATAAACCACGCTTGATTAGAAGACACACAAAACCAACAGCCATTATTTTTCTGTAAGAGATAAAACCAACCACCATTATCGGTACCACCAAACCAAATAAAACTTTCTTTGTTAATCTGAAGTATTACAGCTCCACAGATCCATATATGCAGTTTCTCTTTTGGATGTAACAAATCACCCACAAAACTTACATCTTGTTTAAATTGTAAACCTATGAATAATATGACTGACAAACTTTGCATAGCAATGAATTCAATCTCGAGTGCGAAAAGCCacagggaattgttattggcaatccaaaattctcattgtgcactccaaactttctatctTTAGAAAGAAATATACATATGTGAGGAGAGcacaatgagatttttggagcgCCAACAGTAGTTCCCAAATTATAAGCTCTCTAATCTTGCATGATAATCAACATCTAGAAATGATGGTGCATGTGATATGTCTGACTAGTTCTTCTGCCTCACCAAAACTATTATGGAATATAAGGACTGGTAAAATAACCGTAGTagatgaaatgtgatgagaaTTATTTAATATGGGTACCTCTGGACGAAGTAATCGATCAATCTCTGTGAATAGATCAAGAATGGTACATCTGCGCTGATGATCACTTTCAAGGGAAAGAAGTCCTGCTGCATGCACCATATCATAAGTTCTTGGGTATGTTGGAAAGGGTTCACACCTAGAAACAGATAAAATTTCTTGTTAAAACAAAAACCTACAAAGGAACAACGATGCAGCATTTACAACAAGTACAAATGACGATATGAGTCCAGCTTCCAGACTCCAGAACATGATGTAAAACATGCTGGAGGCAAATCAACTTTTCAACCATGATAATACCACTTTTATGTCAAATTCAATCCACTGGGCTCAGTAATTCAACAGTTACAAATGTCCTCTCACAAACCAATAGCATGATGACATCCCTCAGTATgcactgctttttttttttttttttccagataaCTCCGAAGTAACAAAAGTATTTTAATGCTGAATTATTTCCCCCATCAAGAATTTACCCATCAAACCTGTGTAAAGTCAGCATAATACAAAGAGCTAGAAGTCTTTTTTATGAAAGAAAATTCCGGTTTGGTTTTACGCCACGATTAACAAAAGGGAAGGATCACTAAGCTGCCTACTAAACATCCAGACAGAAAAATAAGTAATCTACGTTATATCCTATCCATGTGAAAGTAAACCGGTGGGctcttttgaagaaaaaaaaaaaaaaaagaattcactGCAACAAGACTTCAGATCCCAAGCAATTCTAAGCCGAGATGTGGTCTTTTGCAGATGAAATTTGGTTAAGAGGTTCCAAGTTAAACATGATGCTTAAGAGTAATTGTAAGGAAAAAgatgggagaaaaaaaaaagtagcttTACCAATCATGCAGAACACCAACAAATCCCCTGTCTAGGATCAAGGGCAGATAATTGGGTCCATTTGTTGGGACCACATTCATGACCCATGCGGACTTTCCAGCTTCCAATAATGCAGAATTAAAACCACCAAAATGAGCATTCATGTCTAGTACGTTTCTAAGCATATTATATGGCGGTGAAGGATCTTCATCTCCAGGTCTCTTTGGATGATCTGAGAATATCAATGGTGACAGAAGAGACCAATAATTCCGTACTGCCATTTTCCATGTCTCAGCATCCTCAGTAAGTTCTTCTGGATGTAATCCTGCATGAAAATTTCAATACACATGAATTATATGATTTTCACGAAAACAAATTAGGAGACAATAGACTAGTCAGTGGCTGAGCAATGTATTTGTTTTCTCTACAAAATAGGCTATATCAAGAACATAACAAGTACCATATATGGCAAGTTCACTCTTGTTCGGATTAGCCCTAGAAGGCCAGGTTTTCCTCTCTTCAATAGGTATCCATCTGCGGCTTTGAGTTCCACTAATACAGGCTTTGAGTGGTCGATAATATGGAGATTCAACATCATGACCCTTGCTGCATATAGAGGGACCTGAACCTGGTTTCCTGAAGAAATAAGTAGATTGTACTACATATCAGTTTTGGCTTTTATTCTTGTGCACTAAAAGACCAAACACTTATGATCCCACATTCAAAAGAAAATCCATGTTAGTTTCCTTACCGTGAACTATAACAATTCCTTTTACTAGTCTTTTTCCATACAACTGTTTCATCTTGCTGCGATAACATCTCCCAGCAGAGATTTTCTGCAAAATCACGTACAAGGTTCCACCTTTTCTGATTCACTTTGTTACGACGAAATGTCTCGCCATTGGTAATAGGTGATGTCCAGACAAAGTATCCACCAGGTTTCAAAACTCTATCAACCTCAATCAAGAGGATCCCATCTGTAGCACATAACATAATTGTACATATGATTAATATACGGTAAACATACCATCCAGATCAAGAAATTCAGAGTGAATACCAAGGTGCTCAAACTCACAGTCCAGATTCTGAGATTATACAAGCAAAGGTTTGCACATCACATCAACTTGTTTCTGTTACTGAAGACTTTTCTCCTATTAGTATATTAATGGTTGAGTGTGATGTTTTCAGCAATCCCACTTCTCAACAAAATTGCAAATCCAAAAACTTTGTCTAATTATATTTCTGAAAACTCTTTAATACAGAAAGAATTCTATTACAGAAAACAAGAACATAATGCAGACTGAACATTTAAAATATATGCACTTCATGGAGTACAATTAGAAGTAGTAGGTTAGTAGTGTTGGTTAAAAGGTGTGGTGTATGCaggcacaaaaagaaaacacTTGTTAATGAGGAGGAGCATTACCTTGTTGGTCCCAATCAATGCCACATCGTGCACAATGCaacatatcaaaagagagagaTGGATAAGGCAACTGTTTCAAAATAAAAGAACCAATCATTGCAGGAAGACCCCTTTCAAGAGTCATCTGAACTTGGCTTCCTGAAGCCTCATAGTTTGCAATGCACATAGTTAGGATCTGACTGGAAAAGAGATGTGCTCCGAAACTACCATAACCACATCCTATATCCAAGATGGTTCTCACCTGCAGAATTAATGTTGACAGTTTCATTCACCAATTCAAACATAAAAGCAGAGATTTAAATTCAGTGCAACCACCACATATCTTGACAATATGTACATAGACACAAGCATCTACATACCATAGTCCATATGGCACATAACTGTGTTGCAGTGCATCCCAGAGAAAATACACTACAAGTGATCATAATATAACAACAGTATGCTCTATTTGTCTATGACATAATCAGATCATATATAAGATTTTCTGTAACGATCAATCATGAATCAAAAACCAATGGATATGACATGTACCCTTCTAGGTGGTATGTATGGGTTCATATGTACACGTATAATGGAACCAAAGCTAAAAAAGCAACTTGGTGGGATACCCTAAGGAGTTATAAAGTATTTGCAGTCTCTTTTGGAGTTAGCAATGTTAAATGTAAACGAGTTGAAACAGTTTGAACTGGTTATTACCTAAGCTTTTGCAATTTTCATGCCAATGGTGATGTTTGACGTATTAACCCACATGTCAATTCCAACTACCACATAAAAAAAGGATGCTGATTCAATTCGTAAACTGAATATTCTGGACCGGGGGTTAGGCTAGGACCCCTTCTTGTTCAATATGATTAACATCATTAAAATAAAGATGTTAACCGCTTGGCCTAAATTCTACATAATATTCCTAACACCTTCTTGTTTAATATGATTATGTGCATTAAAATAAAGATGTCAACTGGCTTAACTAAACTTCTACCTAAATATAAGTGAAATAAACTACATGAAGGGAATCAATCAAGAGAAAGGAACAGGATAACAAATGATTCCATTGTTATGTGGGGTCGGTTCCAACAACTAATACACAAAAATTCCAATCCACTTACCCCAGCGTGTATGAAATTGGATTCATTTCTCAGTCCTATCATTTCTGCAATTTGGTGCGAGTAGTCTTCAACACCATCAAACATCAAGGAGGCTGAACGGAATGAAATTTGCTCTTCTTCCAACATCATCATCCTGTAAGCATATGGAAACTCAAAATTAATGCAAGACCAGGATAGGTTAATAGAATTAGAGCAAAGTTCGCTTACAAGACAAATCCCAGCTCACCTCTTCGTCAAGCTTCCAGAAGAAAGTACCTCCTGCGCTGTTATTTTCACATTCCCCACCCAGATGACATCTCTACCAGTAGGCCACCTAAGAGGAATCTTATAATTCACAGGTGGAAGAACCAAACAATTTTGCCTCATCCCATTCTCACAATGCCGGTCATACTCGTTGCCATCAGCAAGACCTAAGGCAAGATTCTCCGAAACATTGAAGCATGGAACATTATTTTCGTACTCCTGAGGACAAAACTCCAAGTCTCTCAACCTTGAAGAACCAAGAGAAAGCTCTCCAATATGCCACAGGTCAGAAACAAGTTGCTGTTGGAGTCGCCGGTATCCATGGTATATGTGACCTCTTGAAGTTGTTGAGATGGAGAGTGTCCACCAAAAGGATCCAGTAAGAGCTAGAATAACAATCAAAACTAAACTTAACTTCAACAGTAGCAGTGTTAACTTGTGCCGACTTCTGGGAGTACCAGCCATGAAGGGATCAGATGTAAAGCCATTTTCGGTATTTCCATGTTTGGAAGGAGAATTGTCCGGAAAAAGTACTCGAATGGGAAATTTAAATGCAAAACTATTGTTATCCGAAGAAGCTCTTCTGTCCAAATCTTCTTTATCTGTTTTATCTTTCATTTGGGAGTCAAAAAAATCATTGCTACTGCCAGACATCCGCGGCCCAGACGGACCTCGATGCAGAGGTCTAACCATTCTTTGATTTCAATCGATGAAGACCGCGGAACAAGAGTCTgttaaaagaaaagataaaattaaaaatcatacacAACCAAAAGATATCCAGGAAAGCtcaaacaagagaaaaacaagctgaaaggtgaaaaaaaaagacagAAACCCACAAATGTTCTTTACTTAAATCCTAAGAAAATTGCAAAATTCATCATTCAACAAAGCTTTCTTTTTCTGGTGAGGTCATAACTTCATCAAATAAGCTTAAAAAAAGGAATGAATCAAAAGTATTCCCTGAGAAGTATGATCATTCCCTCACTAGATCCATTAACCAAGCTGCAAGACAGACCCCGTAAACGTTTCGATAgattaaagagaaaaggaaatcaCTTTAACCAAGAATCAATTGGGAAGAAtaaaccagaaaaaaaaaaaaaaaaaaaaaaggaagacagAACAATTAAGATTTGCAGAAATTAAGAGACAGAAAGCAGATGCATTTACATATAAACTAAAGATTTGGATCACTTCGCACacccaaaaaaaccaaaaactaaatCACTGTCAAGTACCCAAATGAACTAATAACAAAAGGGCAAGCATATTTATACTCAAATTTCAGTGTGTTAAAAAAAAGACCCAGGAGGACAAAGCGAGCAAAACCCATTTGAGATCAATCCACCGATAACAAAAACAGTGGTTACCCATTGTGCAGAAGGCGCCAAATGTAGCAAAAGTGAGAGAAGAAGTAGTTGCAGAAAAAACAGTACCTTTTTAATTAGGGAAAGAGAAGAGGGCAATGGATAAAGagaaagaaacagaaaataAGAGCCAAGAAATTGTTGGAAGGAAATCGGTCTGTTTATTGCCACAAACACTTGTGCTGCTCTGACTCCGATTTCATCCCTCTTCGCTCAAATGCTTAGCTCACAGAAAAAGAGGAGAGagtggagagagagggagggagaggatTTTACACCGATCCAATCAGGACAGAGCTCGTGAAAACTGAGTACTATGTAACATGAAAAGAGAAAATACACTACTATAGAGagagtataaatatatatatataaatattgattGTGTATGCTTaagaaattgttttaatatatgCAGAAAGAACACGCTATGTGTTACCATGCAGGAGAAGAAGTGCGCCGCTGCTGTAAATTCTTAATTCACACTTTTTGGGAGTCACAAATGTGATATCAAATGCCCCAAATTCTTCCCAATTTGCCATTCATATTATTTTGGTCGCCAGTAGAGAGCCACATGGTCTTCCACGAAAGAGACCTCCTTCCGACTAGCTTCGATCTACATGAGTTGGTATCACCACTCACACTCACTAGTCTTTATCTCACGACTATAGAGGTGTTCGGTGAATTTGTTATACCGATATTTCGGAAGAAATTTCAaggtttttttttgcttttgtacAAGTGAAATTTCGAGAAAGAAAATTTGTTATAAGATTTCAAAAACCTTGTGAATGTTGTTAATTATTTATTAAGCATACCCCTAATGAGTTTTCAGTATGTAGTATCCACTCAATTaactatatttatgttatttgaACTCTTTGACCAGACGGTGGTTTGTTTTCTTAAATAGACTTTCTTTTGTCCTCACAAAGAATGTCTCGTTGCTTTATTATCACTTTATAACAATTTTAATGTAAAGATGTGAAattagagaaatttttagttgtgacgggaacacaagtgatatatcacgtgttttaataggagtggtgagaaattttattttttaagttattaactttttagcacacatataccaccatttgtatagtgacacgtgatgtaccaccccgtgtaccggtcacactgaaaaatctctcgtgaaATTGAGAATGCAAAACGGACATTTTACAACTCCAGTGACATCTTTATTAGAATATTTCAAGAAGTAAAATTGGTTTGCTGTGAGTGTGAAAATGTACTGTCAAAGTATATTTTCATTTTGAAAAGCAAATACTCATTTTtacaataaaatttaaattttgactaCAATacttatatgtatttaatatatttaactttatttaatataGTAAAAGAACAATTTAAAACAGAATCCGGTTTGAGTTAACTTTTAAATCGTTGAaccattttttaatataatttaacCTATTGAATCTTGGTAAAAACCTATTATTTTAAACCAAAAACTCGTATTTTGTGTAATATTAAGGAATGAATCTCTAaacctataaaaaaataaaaaaattagattttaatccttaaataaaatgaaatttagaTTAATTCTTGGTACAAGATAAAAAATTGAGTTTAGTTGGTTCTATTTAAATGCCAACATTAATAATtcatgtgatttttatttttatttttggtaatttcatgatttttctttttctaaatttatactaattcattataatatTTCAGTATAGATATTTAAGTATATTAACtcattataaatatattttggTGCAAACATTTAGGTACTCAAATTCACTATAATATAGTTAGGTACAGACATTTCGATTCATTATAATATAGTTCGGTACACATAAAAGTTCAGAGATTTTGGTACAAACATAGTTCAGTACAAACATTGACGTAcactaattcattataatatattttggtaTAGAGATTTCAGTACAAACAAgtcaatttaatttattttgatatagTCATTTTTTGTACACTTATatgtttacatattttttttccttatgtgtcactaatttctttcaatgtTTTatcatttaagtttatttataaTTAGAAGAACTAAAATGTGCAAATTAATAGAATCAAAACTTTTATAATAtggagattttaaataaaaatacacattaaataacaaaaaaaatgaattttaataGAAATACACTTCAAAGGATTAaaatcaatatgtaatctaacaaggttttttttttttttttaatttcaattttttttaaggactaatgttcaaaaactcttaaaaaaaatctctcccCTATATCACTTTAACTCTTTGGCCTACCCTCACCCACCCTAATcctaaaccttttttttttttaagtaaatgatattatctacaataaGAGGTAAGAGAGTAAGCTAAACCTCACAATAAgatagcaataatatggttcaacttGGCCTTTGttgaaaatcaaacttaaaacttctcacttataagtagAGAAGAATATCACTATATCGTAATACTAAATCCCCTTTTACTTGGAAACTaaaaccctttattttttctttataacGAGAAAAATTCTCTTTAAAGGTGTGAGAGAATGGGCTTTCTGGGCTGCCCCACTCAATCTTTCAAAgaattaaatttaaacctaTGATTGAAAAAAGCAATTGGGGAATTTAGTTGCTGACTTCCTTTGTGTCTGTGTGTCTATCTATGTGCAAAGGTAGATCGGAGGAGGAGAGACATTGTTTTTATGGATCTGCCAAGATATAAACTTTGACTTGCGGCTTATTTGCCGGACACTTCGGCTTGGTTACCCATTCTATATTTTTGTACTAAACAATCTTATAATTTAGCCTCCCCACTCTGCACTTGCTTCACTTCTCACTACCTCCCACTCCgtttaacaattcaaaaccaaaGAAATACTTCAATAGCACGCTTTAAAAAGGCAGCTAGTATATTGTGGATTACGGGTTTTATACAATCATGCATTTACGGTCAGATATTTACATGCAAATGGTGATAAAGACAAATACGTATATTACCTTAGTCATAATTTCTGGAATTTTTGTAAAAGGAACAAAAAGCAAATATCACATGTGTTTGTTTGTACAGTGAAAATGCTTTTGGTTTGTGGGGTTAAAAATTGGCACAGTTGAGGACAGATTTTCAAATGTAATTCATGCAAAGCTAAAAGACAGATATGCTTTAAGATAAGATTTACTAGCTAGGAAGAATCACATTCACAACAGTAAAATAtgtcatacttttttttttaagttttcacatgtttttttttatttttttttaatttattattcaattGAATGAATTAAATAGAGGTATGTGAAAAACTGAAAAGAGTCTATGTTTATCTTTtaaatagataaataaaaatgagtttaaataaatttaacataattatattattgtgTTTGTTGACACAAAGTAAATTGATAAAATAcataccaaaataaataaattcataataaagttggagaaaataaacaaataaataagtgagcccttgttttttttagtaaaaataatttacactaagaagagagagagttcaTCTAAGTCACACAATAGAcaatctaatttggtatcaaagtcaTCATCCACAAGAtccaaaaaattcaaatctaacacctcttacttacaaataaaaaaaaatattaccaaAATGTAGTATTGAATAACAAGTAAGCCCTTGTTTGACGAGGTAATGATGCACTTTGGGTCAGAGAATCAGCTAAAGGGTAATCCTCTCTCCTACAGAAATGGAGCaatctttctcctcctcgaCATTTCACTACGATGACGTGGCATCCGGCAATTGGTTTAACCATGCACATTACCACACTGGATTGGAAGCCCTGAAATAAATTATACCATAGAACTGGACTTTTTTAATggattttttcttaaaaaattattgaaggGCTGACGGGGGACACATGCAAATTTTCATAAGAAAAAGGGAGAAAAGCAAAGGGAGCGACGAGGAAAAGGGATCCGTTTCCACCTAATTCATCTAGTTTGAGattcggatcgttaaaatttgatctaacagcTACCGTTATTATCACTTTTAAAAGGATCCCCTATTTGTagttgttgaatcaaattttaacgaCCTGATTTTCCGGACTAGGTGGATTAGGTGGAAAGGAATCTGAAGAGAATTAGTGGGACCCCGTTGCCGCGTTTATCTATGTCGGTGGGACTGGAGTGGTGAGGTGGCGGGTGGAGGTGGATTGGCGAGATGCGTGCGTGTCACAGAGGATTGCAGCTTGGAGTCACAAGGGTGAGCGGGAGTTGTCCGGtagtggcggtggcggtggagCGTAGACACGGGAGGTGAATAGGGTGGCTACCGGCTAGCCACGCTGTTAAAAACGAAAGCTAAGGTGAGGTGAGgccagaaaaacaaaaaacagtaAATGGAAAGCTTCATTATTTCTGAGTCTGAGTGTGAGGGATGGCGcgtttctcttcctttttttttgtcacgGATTGAGTTATTTACCTGCGTCATCATCCTACCCATAACGGACCAGGGTTTTT includes:
- the LOC126632981 gene encoding protein WHAT'S THIS FACTOR 1 homolog, chloroplastic-like, with the translated sequence MAFWRLLNSKTQNPKPSPPLPNANHSPPSLLPLLLLRQTSPFSTSFLITKTPKKFRKKRKKDESPRTKLVQTQPNLIPHFEHIVERDAYFRFLTKSKDFLSKQPHRVLRLDDAGKLYRELGFPRGRKVARSLQRHPLIFQTYRHDDNKMWIGFTDLMEALLEEERFIMDSMESDRVNKVRKLLMMSTNKRIPLSKIYHCRSIFGIPEDFRDRVSKYPNFFRIVVEEDGKRVLELVNWDPLMAVSALEREFMVDEERVKRAFRFPVKHGKDLGLEIEDERKLNMLNSLPLVSPYSDGSRLDLWSLEAEKYRVGVLHEFLSLTLEKRASIHHVVEFKEEFSLTKHTYQMLLKQPRTFYLAGTQMNWVVFLKDAYDRDGVLIEKDPQVVFNEKLYKYADMKERDRDLLINGGDERVLGKFE
- the LOC126632980 gene encoding probable pectin methyltransferase QUA2, whose translation is MVRPLHRGPSGPRMSGSSNDFFDSQMKDKTDKEDLDRRASSDNNSFAFKFPIRVLFPDNSPSKHGNTENGFTSDPFMAGTPRSRHKLTLLLLKLSLVLIVILALTGSFWWTLSISTTSRGHIYHGYRRLQQQLVSDLWHIGELSLGSSRLRDLEFCPQEYENNVPCFNVSENLALGLADGNEYDRHCENGMRQNCLVLPPVNYKIPLRWPTGRDVIWVGNVKITAQEVLSSGSLTKRMMMLEEEQISFRSASLMFDGVEDYSHQIAEMIGLRNESNFIHAGVRTILDIGCGYGSFGAHLFSSQILTMCIANYEASGSQVQMTLERGLPAMIGSFILKQLPYPSLSFDMLHCARCGIDWDQQDGILLIEVDRVLKPGGYFVWTSPITNGETFRRNKVNQKRWNLVRDFAENLCWEMLSQQDETVVWKKTSKRNCYSSRKPGSGPSICSKGHDVESPYYRPLKACISGTQSRRWIPIEERKTWPSRANPNKSELAIYGLHPEELTEDAETWKMAVRNYWSLLSPLIFSDHPKRPGDEDPSPPYNMLRNVLDMNAHFGGFNSALLEAGKSAWVMNVVPTNGPNYLPLILDRGFVGVLHDWCEPFPTYPRTYDMVHAAGLLSLESDHQRRCTILDLFTEIDRLLRPEGWVIFHDKAALIESARALTTGLKWEARVVEIESNSDEKLLICQKPFFKKQAN